In Rubrobacter calidifluminis, a single genomic region encodes these proteins:
- a CDS encoding response regulator transcription factor, with the protein MLHQRPAGQGMHRVLIVEDDTAVRDVVARALQREHLETREAEDAESALEYLRGGGRCDLIILDIMLPGMDGIELCRRVRASSEVPIIILSVRDDETSVVVGLEVGADDYVTKPFSPRQLVSRVRAQLRRREMDLQSVGPQDDTHRLVFPGLEIDLSRRLVTAGGRPVELTAKEFDLLSLLASHPGRVYTREQIMRHLWGGEFFGEARAADVHIQHIRHKIEPDPKNPRYVQTVRGAGYRFTEG; encoded by the coding sequence ATGCTGCACCAGAGACCAGCGGGACAGGGGATGCACAGGGTTCTGATAGTCGAGGACGATACGGCGGTCAGAGACGTGGTGGCCCGGGCCCTGCAGCGGGAGCACCTCGAAACCCGGGAGGCCGAAGACGCCGAGTCGGCACTCGAGTACCTGCGTGGCGGCGGGCGGTGCGACCTGATCATCCTGGACATCATGCTGCCGGGGATGGACGGGATCGAGCTCTGCCGGCGGGTGCGCGCCTCGAGCGAGGTGCCGATCATCATACTCTCCGTACGCGACGACGAGACGAGCGTCGTGGTCGGGCTCGAGGTCGGAGCCGACGACTACGTCACAAAACCTTTCTCGCCACGCCAGCTCGTAAGCCGGGTCAGGGCACAGCTCAGGCGCAGGGAGATGGACCTGCAGAGCGTCGGCCCGCAGGACGACACACACAGGCTCGTCTTCCCCGGCCTGGAGATAGACCTCTCCCGCCGGCTGGTCACCGCAGGCGGAAGGCCGGTCGAACTCACGGCGAAGGAGTTCGACCTCCTCTCTCTGCTCGCCTCCCACCCCGGCAGGGTCTACACCCGCGAGCAGATCATGCGCCACCTGTGGGGCGGAGAGTTCTTCGGCGAGGCCCGGGCCGCGGACGTTCACATCCAGCACATCCGACACAAGATAGAGCCCGATCCCAAAAACCCCCGCTACGTCCAGACGGTGCGCGGGGCGGGCTACAGATTCACCGAGGGCTGA
- a CDS encoding RtcB family protein: protein MNFERLSENRYRIPREGAMRVEAVFYASESILSDLAAEDYASLKQLENVATLPGIVGPALAMPDVHWGYGFPIGGVAAFETGGEGVVSPGGVGFDINCGVRLLVSDLEREDLVPRARELADALFAAVPSGVGRGRRDLGLGRREHSAILHEGPRALVDRGYTDPADLENVESRGMLPGADPEAVSERAYKRGASQLGTLGSGNHFLEVQYVDEVYDREAAPAFGLQEGRVTVLIHSGSRGLGHQVCQDYVERFLDVAPKYGIELVDRQLAAAPIDSPEGRSYLGAMAAAANFAFANRQLITHHVRRAFERTGFGGSLRVLYDLAHNNAKFEKHGGRRVLVHRKGATRAFGPGNPELPERYRSYGQPVLVPGDMGRYSFVLAGTEGAMRETFGSSAHGAGRRMSRRRAKKAARGRDLIGELERRGILVRAAGRATVDEEMSEAYKDAAEVVEVTDAAGIGKKVARLRPMIVVKG from the coding sequence ATGAACTTCGAGCGGCTCTCCGAGAACAGGTACCGGATACCGCGCGAGGGCGCGATGCGGGTCGAAGCCGTCTTCTACGCTTCGGAGAGTATCCTCTCGGATCTCGCCGCCGAAGACTACGCTTCCCTGAAGCAGCTCGAGAACGTGGCCACGCTCCCGGGGATCGTCGGGCCGGCGCTGGCGATGCCGGACGTCCACTGGGGGTACGGCTTCCCCATCGGTGGGGTCGCGGCCTTCGAAACGGGGGGAGAGGGCGTGGTGAGCCCCGGCGGGGTCGGCTTCGACATCAACTGCGGGGTGAGGCTCCTGGTCTCGGACCTCGAGCGCGAGGATCTCGTGCCCCGGGCCCGCGAGCTGGCGGACGCCCTCTTTGCGGCCGTGCCCTCCGGCGTGGGGAGGGGCAGGAGAGACCTGGGGCTCGGCCGCAGGGAGCACTCCGCCATCCTGCACGAGGGGCCGCGGGCTCTGGTGGACCGCGGCTACACGGATCCGGCCGACCTCGAGAACGTCGAGTCCCGGGGCATGCTGCCGGGGGCGGATCCTGAGGCGGTCTCGGAGCGGGCCTACAAACGCGGGGCTTCCCAGCTCGGGACGCTGGGCTCGGGGAACCACTTCCTCGAGGTACAGTACGTCGACGAGGTCTACGACCGGGAGGCGGCCCCGGCGTTCGGCCTGCAGGAGGGGAGGGTGACGGTCCTCATCCACTCCGGGTCGCGCGGGCTCGGGCACCAGGTCTGCCAGGACTACGTGGAGCGCTTCCTCGATGTGGCCCCGAAGTACGGCATCGAACTGGTCGACAGGCAGCTCGCGGCGGCGCCCATAGACAGCCCGGAGGGGCGCTCCTACCTGGGGGCCATGGCGGCCGCGGCCAACTTCGCCTTCGCGAATCGCCAGCTCATAACCCACCACGTACGCCGGGCTTTCGAGAGGACCGGCTTCGGCGGGTCCCTGCGCGTCCTCTACGACCTGGCGCACAACAACGCGAAGTTCGAGAAGCACGGGGGAAGGAGGGTTCTGGTGCACCGCAAGGGCGCGACCCGGGCTTTCGGCCCGGGAAACCCCGAGCTCCCGGAGCGCTACCGCTCCTATGGGCAGCCCGTTCTCGTGCCCGGCGACATGGGGCGCTACTCTTTCGTGCTCGCCGGGACCGAGGGTGCGATGCGCGAGACTTTCGGGTCGAGCGCGCACGGGGCCGGGCGCAGGATGAGCCGCCGCCGGGCCAAAAAGGCGGCGCGGGGCCGTGATCTCATAGGGGAGCTGGAGAGACGCGGCATCCTGGTGCGTGCGGCGGGACGCGCCACCGTCGACGAGGAGATGTCCGAGGCCTACAAGGACGCGGCCGAGGTGGTGGAGGTCACCGACGCGGCGGGCATCGGGAAGAAGGTGGCCCGCCTGAGGCCCATGATCGTGGTGAAGGGATGA
- the cydB gene encoding cytochrome d ubiquinol oxidase subunit II, which yields MQTVWFIFIAFILTMYVLLDGFDLGAGAIYPFVTKDDRERRAVQRAILPLWDGNETWLVAAGGGLFLSFPLLYSVSLSGFYLAVFVVLWLLILRGIGLEMRGLLDNDLWRSFWDGVFFIGSLPLPFFFGVALANVMRGVPIGQDGSYFFQALWTDPLHPLSKNPGILDWYTVMIGLLALCAVILHGTTYLTMKTTGGLRNSSRIFAGAFWVATVGLTALATPLTFYLLPQRLSHFESAPWGFVFPAVAIGGILTVGYALMKGRDGLSFGGSCAYIVGMMSSTAFAIYPKVLPAVDPSRSLTIYNASAPHHSLVVGLIAWGLGLLLACAYFAIIYRMFRGRVEV from the coding sequence ATGCAGACGGTCTGGTTCATCTTCATAGCCTTCATCCTCACCATGTATGTCCTGCTCGACGGGTTCGACCTGGGGGCCGGGGCCATCTACCCGTTCGTCACCAAGGACGACCGGGAGCGCCGGGCGGTGCAGCGGGCCATCCTGCCGCTGTGGGACGGGAACGAGACCTGGCTGGTCGCAGCCGGGGGCGGGCTGTTCCTCTCGTTCCCGCTGCTCTACTCGGTGAGCCTGAGCGGATTCTACCTCGCCGTCTTCGTGGTGTTGTGGCTCCTGATCCTGCGCGGGATCGGGCTTGAGATGCGCGGCCTCCTCGACAACGACCTATGGCGCTCTTTCTGGGATGGGGTCTTCTTCATCGGGAGTCTGCCGCTGCCTTTCTTCTTCGGGGTGGCGCTCGCGAACGTGATGCGCGGCGTGCCGATAGGGCAGGACGGCTCCTATTTCTTCCAGGCGCTCTGGACCGACCCGCTGCACCCCCTGAGTAAGAACCCCGGCATCCTGGACTGGTACACGGTAATGATCGGGCTCCTCGCGCTCTGCGCGGTGATTCTGCACGGAACCACCTACCTGACGATGAAGACCACCGGAGGGCTTCGCAACAGCAGCAGGATCTTCGCCGGGGCCTTCTGGGTGGCCACCGTCGGGCTCACCGCGCTCGCGACGCCGCTGACCTTCTACCTGCTGCCGCAGCGCCTCTCCCACTTCGAGAGCGCTCCGTGGGGGTTCGTGTTCCCCGCGGTCGCGATCGGGGGCATCCTGACGGTGGGGTACGCCCTGATGAAGGGGCGTGACGGGCTCTCCTTCGGCGGCTCGTGCGCGTACATCGTGGGGATGATGTCCTCGACGGCCTTCGCGATCTACCCGAAGGTGCTGCCCGCGGTCGACCCCTCCCGCAGCCTGACGATCTACAACGCCTCCGCCCCGCACCACAGCCTGGTGGTAGGCCTGATCGCCTGGGGGCTCGGGCTGCTCCTCGCCTGTGCCTACTTCGCGATCATCTACCGGATGTTCCGCGGGAGGGTCGAGGTCTAG
- a CDS encoding archease — protein sequence MIRILDHTADVGFEAAAESLEGLFLEAMRGVLLLMFERPPQGGGCLRTVELEGPDLEVLLVRWLSELLYLVQEEGFVPADGSLRLDMEDCSLRARLRGSALDVEEQGWIGEIKSVTFHGLEIRQEGDTWSCRVIFDV from the coding sequence GTGATCAGGATTCTCGACCACACGGCGGACGTGGGCTTCGAGGCCGCGGCCGAGAGCCTTGAGGGGCTGTTCCTCGAGGCCATGCGGGGTGTGTTGCTCCTGATGTTCGAGCGGCCTCCACAGGGCGGCGGATGCCTGCGCACCGTCGAGCTGGAGGGGCCGGACCTCGAGGTGCTGCTCGTGCGGTGGCTGAGCGAGCTGTTGTACCTGGTCCAGGAGGAGGGTTTCGTCCCCGCCGACGGTTCCCTCCGGCTCGACATGGAGGATTGCTCTCTCCGGGCCCGGCTTCGCGGGAGCGCGCTGGACGTCGAGGAGCAGGGCTGGATCGGTGAGATCAAGAGCGTCACCTTCCACGGGCTCGAGATCAGGCAGGAGGGTGACACCTGGAGCTGTCGGGTGATATTCGACGTTTGA
- a CDS encoding cytochrome ubiquinol oxidase subunit I, with product MNAVLMGLQPVLALQDAGNTVLLHRWQFGFNLIYHYLYPQLTMGLVLLIVVLETLYLRRGHEFYKKAADFWVRIFAPAFVIGAVTGIPLEFGFGTNWAVFSTVSGGVIGQTVALEGVFAFFVESAFLGLYLYGGDAFGKRVRWFSAFMVFLGSWASGYFILTVNAWMQNPVSYRTLPDGNLAIVHFWKLLLNPWVFHQYIHVMGGAVVTGSFAMAGIGAFYLLTRREVQFGRLFVTVGVIFGLASSLWMIYPSGDMESAALAEKQPIKLAAAEGLFHTEKGASLTFIGQPNLQTMQIDNPIELPKILSFLSYRSFEATVKGLEAFPRSLWPNVPLTYYSYHIMVGLGTIFAAVMLLAALMLWRGWLFRSRRMLWLLLLIMPFPFITNTVGWIVTEVGRQPWIVYGVMKTSEGASHLVNAGNVYFTIVGLAGLFLLLSVLYVIVVLKEVYEGPEGPVDEDLEKLEAEIQGILPGQRPARDVVRERR from the coding sequence GTGAACGCTGTGCTGATGGGTCTGCAACCGGTCCTCGCCCTGCAGGACGCCGGCAACACGGTGCTCCTGCACCGCTGGCAGTTCGGGTTCAACCTGATCTACCACTACCTCTACCCGCAGCTCACGATGGGGCTCGTCCTGCTCATCGTGGTGCTCGAGACGCTCTACCTCAGGCGTGGGCACGAGTTCTACAAGAAGGCGGCGGATTTCTGGGTCAGGATCTTCGCCCCGGCGTTCGTCATCGGGGCGGTGACGGGCATCCCGCTCGAGTTCGGCTTCGGGACCAACTGGGCGGTCTTCTCGACGGTCTCGGGCGGGGTCATAGGGCAGACCGTCGCGCTCGAGGGGGTCTTCGCCTTCTTCGTCGAGTCGGCCTTCCTCGGGCTCTACCTCTACGGCGGGGACGCGTTCGGCAAGAGGGTGAGGTGGTTCTCGGCCTTCATGGTCTTCCTCGGGAGCTGGGCCTCGGGCTACTTCATCCTCACGGTCAACGCCTGGATGCAGAACCCGGTGAGCTACCGCACCCTCCCCGACGGCAACCTCGCGATCGTGCACTTCTGGAAGCTGCTCTTGAACCCCTGGGTCTTCCACCAGTACATCCATGTGATGGGCGGGGCTGTCGTCACCGGATCGTTCGCGATGGCCGGAATCGGGGCCTTCTATCTGCTCACACGACGCGAGGTGCAGTTCGGCAGGCTCTTCGTGACTGTCGGGGTGATCTTCGGGCTCGCCTCCTCGCTGTGGATGATCTACCCGAGCGGGGACATGGAGTCCGCAGCCCTGGCGGAGAAGCAGCCCATAAAGCTAGCCGCCGCCGAAGGCCTCTTCCACACCGAGAAGGGCGCCTCGCTCACGTTCATCGGGCAGCCCAACCTGCAGACCATGCAGATAGACAACCCGATCGAGCTGCCCAAGATCCTGAGCTTCCTCTCCTACCGCTCGTTCGAGGCGACGGTGAAGGGGCTCGAGGCGTTTCCGCGCAGCCTCTGGCCCAACGTGCCGCTCACCTACTACAGCTACCACATCATGGTGGGGCTGGGGACCATCTTCGCCGCGGTCATGCTGCTCGCGGCGCTGATGCTCTGGCGCGGGTGGCTGTTCCGCTCGCGCAGGATGCTCTGGCTCCTTTTGCTCATAATGCCCTTCCCGTTCATCACCAACACGGTCGGCTGGATCGTCACCGAGGTCGGCCGGCAGCCCTGGATCGTCTACGGGGTGATGAAGACCTCCGAGGGCGCCTCCCATCTGGTAAACGCCGGCAACGTCTACTTCACGATCGTCGGGCTCGCGGGGTTGTTCCTGCTCCTGAGCGTGCTCTACGTGATCGTGGTGCTCAAGGAGGTGTACGAGGGTCCCGAAGGGCCCGTGGACGAGGACCTGGAGAAGCTCGAGGCTGAGATCCAGGGGATACTCCCCGGTCAGCGGCCGGCCCGAGACGTGGTGAGGGAGAGGAGGTAG
- the cydC gene encoding thiol reductant ABC exporter subunit CydC: protein MMLRLAGFLRPFGRRAALAVALGVATIASNVGLLALAAFLIAAAALKPELAALSVPIYLVRLFGVSRGFARYAERLVSHDVTFRLLSGLRTWFYSRLEPLVPAGLQGHRSGDLLDRLVKDVDELQNVYLRVFSPMLVAAATTLGTVALLWTFSPTLALAALAFLLAAGVGVPVLANALSSRLGREEVRLRGELEAVIVDGVQGVQDILAFGAEDEQGRRLAAVNGALSRVQRRMAFVGGLQGALGELLSNLAVLVLLVLAIPLVTSGAVRGVYLAFLALVILGAFEAINPLGEAFWLLGRSREAAERIFEVADEEPRVVDPAPPSPMPEDTSLEFRGVSFRYAQGEPQVLHDLSFELPPGGRVAIVGPSGAGKSTVAHLALRLWDPEAGEVRFGGQDVRELAQEDLRSRISLISQDTHLFNGTFRRNLLLAAPEATDEEIWQALAVARLDGLVRRLPDGLDSWVGEQGLRLSGGERQRLAVARALIRDAPVLVLDEPTANLDTVTEAEFLEALREAMEGRSVLMITHRLVGMERMDEILVLDSGRIVERGTHAELLRSGGLYGRMYALQSTMLSTGGGIR, encoded by the coding sequence ATGATGCTGCGCCTGGCGGGTTTTCTGCGCCCCTTCGGGCGGCGGGCCGCACTCGCGGTCGCGCTCGGTGTGGCCACCATCGCGAGCAACGTCGGCCTCCTGGCGCTCGCCGCCTTCCTCATCGCAGCAGCGGCCCTTAAGCCGGAGCTCGCGGCGCTGAGCGTACCGATCTACCTGGTCCGGCTGTTCGGCGTCTCGCGCGGGTTCGCCCGCTACGCCGAGCGGCTCGTCTCGCACGACGTGACCTTCCGCCTTCTCTCCGGGCTGCGCACCTGGTTCTACTCGCGCCTGGAGCCGCTCGTCCCGGCCGGGTTGCAGGGGCACCGCAGCGGGGATTTGCTCGACCGGCTCGTGAAGGACGTCGACGAACTGCAGAACGTCTACCTGCGCGTCTTCTCGCCGATGCTGGTCGCGGCGGCCACGACCCTGGGGACGGTCGCCCTGCTGTGGACTTTCTCCCCGACCCTGGCGCTCGCCGCGCTCGCCTTCCTGCTCGCCGCGGGCGTTGGGGTTCCGGTTCTGGCGAACGCGCTCTCCTCACGGCTGGGGCGGGAAGAGGTGAGGTTGCGTGGCGAGTTGGAGGCCGTCATCGTCGATGGGGTACAGGGCGTGCAGGATATCCTGGCCTTCGGCGCGGAGGATGAGCAGGGGCGCAGGCTGGCGGCCGTGAACGGGGCGCTCTCGCGCGTCCAGCGCAGGATGGCCTTCGTCGGCGGGCTGCAGGGCGCCCTGGGCGAGCTCCTCTCCAACCTGGCCGTGCTCGTTTTGCTCGTACTTGCGATCCCGCTCGTCACCTCCGGCGCGGTACGCGGGGTCTACCTGGCGTTCCTCGCGCTCGTAATCCTCGGTGCCTTCGAGGCGATAAACCCGCTCGGGGAGGCCTTCTGGCTCCTCGGCCGCTCGCGCGAGGCGGCGGAGCGCATCTTCGAGGTCGCGGACGAGGAGCCGCGGGTCGTGGACCCCGCCCCCCCATCCCCGATGCCGGAGGACACCTCGCTCGAGTTTCGCGGCGTGAGCTTCCGGTACGCGCAGGGCGAGCCCCAGGTGTTGCACGACCTCTCCTTCGAGCTCCCCCCCGGCGGGAGGGTCGCGATCGTCGGGCCGAGCGGGGCGGGGAAGAGCACCGTGGCCCATCTCGCCCTGCGCCTGTGGGACCCCGAGGCCGGGGAGGTCCGCTTCGGCGGCCAGGACGTGCGCGAGCTGGCGCAGGAAGACCTCAGGTCGAGGATCTCCCTTATCTCGCAGGACACCCACCTGTTCAACGGTACCTTCAGGCGCAACCTGCTTCTGGCTGCCCCGGAGGCCACCGACGAGGAGATCTGGCAGGCGCTCGCCGTGGCCAGGCTCGACGGGCTCGTCCGGCGACTGCCGGACGGGCTGGACAGCTGGGTCGGGGAGCAGGGACTCCGGCTCTCCGGCGGGGAGCGACAGCGGCTCGCCGTGGCGCGCGCCCTGATAAGGGACGCCCCCGTGCTCGTACTCGACGAGCCCACAGCGAACCTCGACACCGTGACCGAGGCCGAGTTCCTGGAGGCGTTGCGCGAGGCGATGGAGGGCAGGAGCGTGCTCATGATCACCCACCGGCTCGTCGGGATGGAGCGGATGGACGAGATCCTGGTCCTCGACTCCGGGCGTATCGTCGAGCGGGGGACCCACGCGGAACTGCTCCGCTCCGGAGGGCTGTACGGCAGGATGTACGCGCTGCAGAGCACGATGCTGTCGACGGGAGGTGGTATACGATGA
- a CDS encoding SPW repeat domain-containing protein, translating into MRERQIAGVLVSLAGVGSSLYVLLHLTGVLSGIQDPVFSRYASAVTDYPPTLPYSAAGVVVFAAGVLFSAFLGRRGAGRLLFAISALYSAAGVVFAILQPLVAGGWSFFCLLSAALALALSGLSAEGALEMEPDTRPALARLPRLAAVLFGVWFAMSPYVVGYAGMPAGVSDTITGTILAAVSFLALWPSLGRLRLFEAVAGAWVFISPFFMQYNAVHGRYNILPEVFHICIGLMLVGFSVLGGERRGSSRTGVENTPS; encoded by the coding sequence ATGAGAGAGCGCCAGATTGCCGGGGTGCTCGTCTCACTCGCGGGGGTTGGCTCTTCCCTGTACGTGCTGCTCCATCTCACCGGGGTGCTCTCCGGGATCCAGGATCCGGTCTTCTCCCGGTACGCCAGCGCCGTTACGGATTACCCTCCGACGCTGCCCTACTCGGCCGCCGGGGTCGTCGTCTTCGCGGCGGGCGTCCTCTTCTCCGCGTTCCTCGGGCGCCGGGGCGCAGGAAGGCTCCTCTTCGCCATCTCCGCCCTCTACTCGGCCGCCGGGGTTGTCTTCGCGATCCTGCAGCCGCTCGTCGCCGGAGGCTGGTCGTTCTTTTGCCTGCTCTCCGCGGCGCTCGCGCTCGCGCTGAGCGGTCTCTCGGCGGAAGGTGCTCTGGAAATGGAACCGGACACCCGCCCGGCGCTCGCCCGCCTGCCCCGGCTCGCTGCGGTCCTCTTCGGGGTGTGGTTCGCGATGTCCCCCTACGTCGTCGGGTACGCCGGGATGCCCGCCGGGGTGAGTGACACGATCACGGGGACCATCCTCGCCGCCGTCTCGTTCCTCGCGCTCTGGCCCTCCCTCGGGCGGTTGCGCCTCTTCGAGGCCGTCGCCGGGGCGTGGGTGTTCATCTCGCCCTTCTTCATGCAGTACAACGCGGTGCACGGCCGGTACAACATCCTCCCCGAGGTCTTCCACATCTGCATCGGCCTCATGCTCGTCGGCTTCTCCGTGCTCGGTGGTGAGAGGCGGGGCTCCTCCCGCACCGGGGTGGAGAACACCCCATCGTGA
- a CDS encoding aldose epimerase family protein yields MESGSGSGPSGMSRGEFLKAGSVGLAGAAFLAAGTPAEAARKGSAAPRHGGGHHHGGSLGVSRELWGSAHGEDVYLYTLTSGRRMTVRISNYGGVVQSIWVPDRAGRVENVALGFPKLEDYVNDFENQPWPAEGGSGDTYFGAIIGQYANRIANGRFTLNGKTYHLPQNDGSNTLHGGPDSWNTKVWDASTGKGKDYVELALSHTFPPDFNGFPGQIRATVTYRLTRENALYINYEAKNISETDTVINLTNHTYFNLAGEGSGDVYDQLLRINADRYTPIDENLIPTGELAPVAGTPFDFRRMKPIGRDIRDGDPQITIAHGFDHNFVLNGSGMRLIAVAEDPRSGRVLLTYTDQPGVQFYTGNFLVGDLVGTGGRTYRQTDGFTLETQHFPDSPNQPGFPSTVLRAGDTFTSTTVYRFETAGRGLSHHR; encoded by the coding sequence ATGGAGAGCGGCAGCGGGTCTGGACCGTCCGGCATGAGCCGGGGTGAGTTTCTCAAGGCTGGAAGCGTGGGGCTCGCCGGTGCGGCGTTTCTCGCGGCCGGCACCCCGGCGGAGGCGGCGCGCAAGGGATCGGCTGCGCCCCGGCACGGAGGCGGGCACCATCACGGGGGGAGCCTCGGCGTAAGCCGGGAGCTCTGGGGGAGCGCGCACGGCGAGGACGTCTATCTGTACACGCTCACCAGCGGTCGGCGGATGACGGTCAGGATCTCGAACTACGGCGGGGTGGTACAGTCCATCTGGGTGCCGGACCGGGCGGGGAGGGTCGAGAACGTGGCTTTGGGCTTTCCGAAGCTCGAGGACTACGTCAACGACTTCGAGAACCAGCCCTGGCCGGCCGAGGGAGGTTCGGGGGACACGTACTTCGGGGCGATCATCGGTCAGTATGCCAACAGGATCGCCAATGGGCGGTTCACCCTGAACGGCAAGACCTACCACCTGCCGCAGAACGACGGCTCCAACACGCTGCACGGCGGGCCCGACTCCTGGAACACCAAGGTGTGGGACGCAAGCACCGGGAAGGGGAAGGATTACGTGGAGCTGGCCCTGAGCCACACCTTCCCTCCCGACTTCAACGGGTTTCCCGGTCAGATCCGGGCGACGGTGACCTACAGGCTCACCCGGGAGAACGCGCTCTACATAAACTACGAGGCAAAGAACATCTCGGAGACCGACACGGTCATAAACCTGACCAACCACACCTACTTCAACCTGGCTGGGGAAGGCTCAGGGGACGTCTACGACCAGCTGCTCAGGATCAACGCCGACCGCTACACGCCGATAGACGAGAACCTTATCCCGACGGGGGAGCTCGCTCCCGTCGCCGGCACCCCGTTCGACTTCCGCAGGATGAAGCCCATCGGGCGCGACATCCGCGACGGTGACCCCCAGATAACCATAGCCCACGGCTTCGACCACAACTTCGTGCTGAACGGCTCGGGAATGCGGTTGATCGCTGTCGCCGAAGATCCGCGCAGCGGGAGGGTCCTCCTCACCTACACCGACCAGCCCGGCGTGCAGTTCTACACGGGGAACTTCCTCGTCGGGGATCTGGTGGGCACCGGCGGCAGGACCTACCGGCAGACCGACGGGTTCACGCTCGAGACCCAGCACTTCCCCGACTCACCGAACCAACCGGGCTTCCCCTCGACGGTGCTGCGGGCCGGGGACACCTTCACCTCGACGACCGTCTACAGGTTCGAGACCGCGGGGCGCGGGCTTTCGCACCACCGCTAG
- a CDS encoding sensor histidine kinase — protein sequence MRLGFRISLTLLVSLAVVLSVGILLLYGLPTVQRRIEEHARKVTLAQAAATADAITSGRGGGWRAMLGGSGTPGSSGQLLQRTLNLYARPGETRVIVVNRRGKILASEGEADFRAERPLIQAAADGKRSFRQSGGYDVAVAPIFYREKLAGGVILATGGFENTFYRIFMRSSLEAALISLIASGGVALLLATVMGRRVERLALGARSIADGDLSYRLVPDHGDELGELARAFNEMADRLEGSFEELKRGERNLRTILDNLNEGVLAAAADGSILFANRAARRVVGSDSGSVPDLWEEFDLREAIARCVGSRERIEAMVQDGRIFMRVNVVHLTSGSADHGGALVVMQDLSEGRRLEVNQQRFIANAAHTLKTPITTIVGAAELLLSGDDEDPAVRRRLLKHIFNESNKMQQLSDTLLRMARTGFEASRPELREIDLRQAAASALSQMSPLAERMGVGLSLTGDADPALADGERLEHSLLILLQNAIKHSSRGDVVTLRLRGRSVSVEDEGEGISERDLPHVFERFYRGSGKAEGFGLGLSICKENVEAMGGGIEISSERGCGTTVTLTLLSP from the coding sequence ATGCGGCTCGGGTTCAGGATCTCCCTCACGCTCCTGGTCTCTCTGGCAGTGGTGCTCTCGGTCGGTATACTGCTGCTCTACGGGCTACCCACCGTCCAGCGCCGCATCGAGGAGCACGCCAGGAAGGTCACGCTGGCGCAGGCCGCCGCCACCGCGGATGCCATCACCTCCGGGAGGGGAGGCGGCTGGCGGGCCATGCTCGGCGGCTCCGGCACCCCAGGGAGCTCCGGACAGCTTTTGCAGAGAACGCTCAACCTCTACGCGCGGCCGGGCGAAACCCGGGTGATCGTCGTAAACCGCCGGGGGAAGATCCTGGCCAGCGAGGGAGAGGCAGACTTCAGGGCCGAAAGGCCCCTGATACAAGCGGCGGCGGATGGCAAACGCTCCTTCCGGCAGTCCGGCGGATACGACGTCGCCGTGGCCCCGATCTTCTACAGGGAGAAGCTCGCGGGAGGCGTGATACTCGCCACTGGCGGGTTCGAGAATACCTTCTATCGCATCTTCATGCGGAGCTCCCTGGAGGCGGCGCTAATCTCGCTCATCGCGAGCGGCGGCGTGGCCCTGCTCCTGGCCACGGTCATGGGCAGGAGAGTAGAACGACTTGCGCTCGGTGCCCGTTCGATCGCCGACGGGGACCTCTCCTATCGCCTGGTTCCCGACCACGGCGACGAGCTGGGCGAGCTGGCCCGGGCCTTCAACGAGATGGCCGACAGGCTCGAGGGGTCCTTCGAGGAGCTCAAGCGGGGAGAACGGAACCTCAGGACCATACTCGACAATCTGAACGAGGGTGTCCTCGCCGCCGCAGCGGACGGGAGCATACTGTTTGCCAACCGCGCGGCCCGCAGGGTGGTTGGTAGCGACTCAGGGAGCGTGCCGGATCTCTGGGAGGAGTTCGACCTCAGGGAGGCGATAGCCCGATGCGTCGGGAGCAGGGAACGCATCGAGGCCATGGTGCAGGACGGCAGGATCTTCATGCGCGTCAACGTCGTACACCTTACCAGCGGCTCCGCGGACCACGGCGGGGCCCTGGTGGTGATGCAGGATCTCTCGGAAGGACGCAGGCTCGAAGTCAACCAGCAGCGGTTTATAGCCAACGCCGCCCACACGTTGAAGACCCCGATCACCACGATAGTCGGCGCCGCCGAGCTGCTGCTCTCGGGCGACGACGAGGATCCGGCGGTCCGGCGGCGCCTGCTGAAGCACATCTTCAACGAGAGCAACAAGATGCAACAGCTCTCGGATACCCTGCTGAGAATGGCGCGAACCGGCTTCGAGGCCAGCCGGCCGGAGCTGCGGGAGATAGACCTCAGGCAGGCCGCTGCCTCGGCTCTCTCACAGATGTCCCCGCTCGCGGAGCGCATGGGCGTCGGACTCTCCCTCACCGGCGACGCAGATCCGGCGCTCGCCGACGGCGAGCGCCTCGAGCATTCGCTGCTCATCCTGCTGCAGAACGCGATCAAACACTCCAGCAGAGGAGACGTCGTCACACTGCGGCTGAGAGGACGCTCGGTGAGCGTCGAGGACGAGGGCGAGGGCATAAGCGAACGTGATCTCCCACACGTCTTCGAGCGGTTCTACCGGGGCTCGGGAAAAGCCGAGGGGTTCGGACTCGGGCTTTCGATCTGCAAGGAGAACGTGGAGGCGATGGGCGGCGGGATAGAGATCTCCTCCGAGAGAGGATGCGGGACGACCGTCACCCTCACCCTGCTCTCGCCGTAG